The genomic stretch TCTACAAGGAACTGGCGGCGGCGGGTATCTCGGCGGATGACATTCCGGTCGTGGCCTTCTCGGTCGGTGAGGAAGAGCTGTCGGGTCTGGATACCTCGAACCTTGTCGGTCACCTGGCCGCGTGGAACTATTTCATGTCCGCCGATACGCCGGAAAACGCAGAATTCATCAAGACTTGGCACGCCTTTATCGGTGACGACAAACGTGTGACCAACGACCCGATGGAGGCCCACTATATCGGCTTCAACATGTGGGTTGCAGCGGTCGAGGCGGCAGGCACCACCGATGTGGATGCTGTGCGCGCCGAAATGTACGGGCAGGAATTCCCCAACCTGACCGGCGGCACCGCCGTGATGGGCGTGAACCACCACCTGTCCAAACCCGTGCTGATCGGTGAAATTCAGGCCGATGGCCAGTTTGACATCATCTCGGAAACCGATCCGGTGCCGGGTGACGCATGGACCGACTTCCTGCCCGAATCCGCCGTGCTGGAATCGGATTGGAAGGATCTGGGTTGCGGTATGTACAACACCGAAACCAAGACCTGCGTGCAGACCCTGTCGAACTACTGAACCACACTTGAGAGGGCGCGCCTTTGCGCCCTCTTGGCCCCATTGCGGACTTCATTCACATGACCAGACTTATTGCCGCCGCGCTGGCCCTGTTGCTGACCTGTGTCAGCACCTATGCGCAGGACACGCCCGGACCGATCCAGCAGGTGCTGCAAGCGCACCGCGACACGATCCTCAAAAGCTCGCGCACGACCATTGGTCCGGCGATTGACGCAGTGGCCGACAGCGGTCTGCCGCAGGCGCAGGCGGTGCTCGAGGCATGGTCGGACAAGGATATGTGGCTGCGCGAGGCCGACGGTCTGTTTTTTCGCGCCGAGAAAGCCGAGGGCGGCTATGCGCTGACCGATTTCGACAGCGGCGAAGTGGTTGGCGTGGTCGACAAGGACGCGCTGGACCAGATCAAGCCCAACAGCGGCATCCGCGCCCTGATCGGCACGGCGCTGGTGCAGTTCCAACTGAAAGACCCCGATCCCAAGCGCCGTCAGGACGCGCTGACCTCGATTTCCCGCGATCCTGACCAAGCGCTGCTGAAACCGCTGCGCAATTCCATCGAGATGGAGACCGACGCGACCCTGAAGGCGCAAAAGCTGCGGCTGGAGCGCCTGTTGACCATTGGTTATGACGCCGACCCCGACGCGCGGGTACAGGCGATGGCCGATATGTCGGGCGATCTGGGCGTCGACGTGCGTGCCACGCTGAACCCGCTGGTCGCCACCCGCCGCGATGTGGTGCAGGGCGATGTGCCCGAGGGCACCAATGTGGCGGCAATCCTGACACCCGGCTCGGACGCGCTGAGCAAGGTTGCGGCCTATGACATGCTGGTCGCCGCCGATCTGGCCCCGCCGCGTGTGACAGATGCGGCCATCCGCGCCGCGCTCGAGGCCAACATCGAGGACGGGCGTGTGGGCGGCGTGGCCGTGCAGCAACTGGACAGCGAGGCGGCGCGCCGCGCGGCCTATATCACGCTGGCCGAGGCAGGCACCGTGCCGCCCTTCATTTCCGAGGACGAGGTTCAGGAGACGCTGGACGGCTTTACCTTCTACGACGCCTATTTCGATCCCTCTTCGCAGGTGACCGACGCGGCCAATGATGCGTTGAACGCGATCAAGCTGAAGGTGGGGATGAACCAGGCCGCCGACCTGACGCTGGACGCGCTGTCGCTGGCGTCGATCTATTTTCTGGCGGCTATCGGCCTTGCCATCACCTTTGGCGTGATGGGTGTGATCAACATGGCGCATGGCGAGTTCATCATGATGGGCGCCTATACCGGCTATGTGGTCCAGCAGATCATTCCCAACCACACGGTGTCGATCATCGTGGCGATCCCGCTGGCCTTTGCCGTGACATTCGCCGCCGGCGTGGCGATGGAGCGGCTGGTGATCCGCTGGCTGTACAACCGGCCGCTTGAGACGTTGCTGGCAACGTTCGGCATCTCGATTGCGCTGCAACAGCTGGCCAAGAACATCTTCGGCACCCAAGCCCGCCCGCTGACCTCGCCCGCGTGGCTGGACGGGGCGCTGACGCTGAACGACGTGGTGTCGATCAGCTATATCCGCATCGCGATCTTCTTTCTGGCGCTGTTCTTCCTCGCGGTGTTCCTGTTCATCATGAAGCGCACGCGGCTGGGGCTGGAAACCCGCGCGGTGACCCAGAACCCGCGCATGGCGGCGTCGATGGGGATCAATCCGGGGCGGGTGAACATGCTGACCTTTGGCCTTGGGTCCGGCATCGCGGGTGTTGCCGGCGTGGCGATTGGCCTGTTCGCCAAGGTGACCTCGGAACTTGGATCAGACTACATCGTGCAAAGCTTCATGACCGTGGTTGTCGGCGGCGTCGGCAACATCTGGGGCACGCTGGCGGGGGCTGCGATGATCGGGTTCCTGCAGAAGGGCATCGAATGGGGCAACCCCAGCAACACGCTGGCGGCACAGACTTACATGATCGTTTTTATCATCATTTTCATCCAGTTCCGGCCAAGGGGCATCATCGCCCTCAAAGGCCGCGCGGCGGGGGATTGAGGCCATGAACCGTTCATTCGTTGCACGAAACCCGTCGGTCCTGATCTTCCTTGCCTTGCTGGCGCTGTTCACGCTGGGGGTCACCATCCTGTCCGAAGGCTTTGGCGTGGGCATGGTGTCCACCAGCTTCGTCAAGACCTTGGGCAAGACGCTGTGCCTGTGTCTGGTGGCCGTCGCGATGGACCTGATCTGGGGCTATGCCGGTATCCTCAGCCTGGGACATTTCGCGTTTTTCGGGCTGGGTGGCTACATGATCGGCATGTGGCTGATGTATGAACGCACCCGTCTGATCGTGGTCGATGCGCTGGCCCAAGGCCAGATACCACCGACGCCCCAAGAGATCGTGGACGGCATCGGCAACCAGATTTTCGGCGTGGTCGGCAGCAGTGATTTCCCTGTCATCTGGTCCTTTGCCGACAGTCTGACGCTGCAACTGGCCATGGTCGTGCTGGTGCCGGGCCTGCTGGCGCTGGTCTTTGGCTGGCTGGCCTTCCGCAGCCGTGTGACGGGCGTGTACCTGTCGATCCTGACACAGGCGATGACCTTGGCGCTGGCGCTGTACCTGTTCCAGAACGACAGCGGCCTGCGCGGCAACAACGGCCTGTCGGGCCTGCAAAACCTGCCGGGCGTGAGCGTATCGCAGGACGTGGTGTCGATGTGGTTCTTCTGGGGCTCGGCGCTGGCGCTGGGGTTGGGCTATCTGCTGGCGGCATGGGTGGTGTCGGGCAAGTTCGGCTCGGTCATCCGCGGCATCCGCGACAACGAGGCGCGCGTGCGGTTCCTGGGCTATTCGGTCGAGGCGTACAAGCTGGCGATGTTCACGCTGACCGCCTGTATCGCCGCCATTGCCGGGGCGCTGTATTACCCGCAGGCGGGCATCATCAACCCGGCTGAAATCGCTCCCATCGCGTCGATCTATCTGGCGGTCTGGGTGGCCATCGGCGGGCGCGGGCGGCTGTATGGTGCCGTGATTGGTGCGGCGGTGGTCAGCCTGCTGTCCACATGGTTCACCGGCGGGCAGGCACCGGACGTGCCGCTGGGCTTTTACACGATCAAATGGGTCGACTGGTGGCTGGTGCTGCTGGGGCTGTCCTTTGTCGGCGTCACCCTGTTCGCCCCCCAAGGCATCGGCGGGCTGTTCGACCTGATCAGCGACCGGCTGCGCCCGGATCGCCACGGGGCCGACCTTGGTCCCGATCAGGGATCGCTGCGCGAGAAGGAGGCCCAGCAATGAGCACGCTTTTGGAAGTCTCCGGCGTTTCGGTCAGCTTTGACGGCTTTCGCGCCATCAACAACCTGTCCTTCCGCATCGCGGATGCCGAAATGCGCGCGGTGATCGGGCCGAACGGCGCGGGCAAGACCACGTTCATGGACATCGTCACCGGCAAGACCAAGCCCGACGAAGGCCGCGTTCTGTGGGGTGAAAAATCGGTGTCCTTGCTGAAAATGTCCGAAGCGAAGATCGCGCAGGCGGGCGTGGGGCGCAAGTTTCAAAAGCCCACGGTGTTCGAGGATCAAAGCGTGCAGGAGAACCTGCTGATGGCGCTGAAAAAGCCGCGCGGCTGGTTGCCGGTGTTGTCCTATCGGCCCTCGGACGAAGATCTGGCCAAAGTCGCCACGCTGGCAGGCGACATCGGCTTGGGCGACGCGCTGCTGCGCAAGTCGGGCGAGTTGAGCCACGGGCAAAAGCAATGGCTGGAGATCGGTATTCTGCTGGCACAGGAGCCGCGCCTGCTGCTGGTGGACGAACCGGCCGCCGGTATGACGCCGGAAGAACGCGAGAAAACCACCGACATTCTGGTCGAGGCCGCCAAGACCCGCGCCGTGGTCGTTGTGGAACACGATATGGAGTTCGTGCGCCGCCTGAACTGCAAGGTCACCGTGCTGCACGAAGGGTCGGTTCTGGCCGAAGGATCGCTGGACCATGTCACATCAAATCAGGACGTCATCGACGTCTATCTGGGGCGCTGAATATGCTGAGTTTGAATGACCTGACGCTGCACTATGGCCACAGCCAGATCCTGAACGGGATTTCGATGCAGGCGGCACAGGGCGAAGTCACCTGCGTGATGGGCACCAATGGCGTGGGCAAAACCAGCCTGATCAAGGCGATATCCGGCACCCACCCGCGCACGGCGGGCACGTTGTCGCTGGACGGGCAGGACCTGCCGGTGCTGCCTGCACACAAGCTGGCGCATCTGGGCGTGGCTTACGTGCCGCAGGGGCGCGAGATTTTCCCGCTGATGACGGTGAAAGAGAACCTTGAAACCGGCTTTGTCTGCCTGCCGCCGGAGGAACATTTCATCCCGGATCATATTTACGATCTGTTTCCCGTGCTCAAGGACATGACATCGCGGCGCGGCGGCGATCTGTCGGGCGGGCAGCAACAGCAACTGGCTATTGCGCGGGCGCTGATCACCAAGCCCAAGCTTTTGCTGCTGGACGAACCCACCGAGGGCATCCAGCCCAACATCATCCAGCAGATCGGCAACGTGATCCGCCTGTTGCGCGATCAGGGTGACATGGCGATCGTGCTGGTCGAGCAGTATTTCGAATTCGCCTATGATCTGGCCGACCGTTTTGTCGTGCTGCGACGCGGGGCGGTGGTGCTGGAAGGGGCCAAGGCCGACGTGCCCAAGGCCGAGGTGCTGCGCGGCGTTTCCGTCTGAGCATCTGCGCGGGGTGGTCTGTGCGGTGGCGC from Pseudosulfitobacter sp. DSM 107133 encodes the following:
- the urtB gene encoding urea ABC transporter permease subunit UrtB, yielding MTRLIAAALALLLTCVSTYAQDTPGPIQQVLQAHRDTILKSSRTTIGPAIDAVADSGLPQAQAVLEAWSDKDMWLREADGLFFRAEKAEGGYALTDFDSGEVVGVVDKDALDQIKPNSGIRALIGTALVQFQLKDPDPKRRQDALTSISRDPDQALLKPLRNSIEMETDATLKAQKLRLERLLTIGYDADPDARVQAMADMSGDLGVDVRATLNPLVATRRDVVQGDVPEGTNVAAILTPGSDALSKVAAYDMLVAADLAPPRVTDAAIRAALEANIEDGRVGGVAVQQLDSEAARRAAYITLAEAGTVPPFISEDEVQETLDGFTFYDAYFDPSSQVTDAANDALNAIKLKVGMNQAADLTLDALSLASIYFLAAIGLAITFGVMGVINMAHGEFIMMGAYTGYVVQQIIPNHTVSIIVAIPLAFAVTFAAGVAMERLVIRWLYNRPLETLLATFGISIALQQLAKNIFGTQARPLTSPAWLDGALTLNDVVSISYIRIAIFFLALFFLAVFLFIMKRTRLGLETRAVTQNPRMAASMGINPGRVNMLTFGLGSGIAGVAGVAIGLFAKVTSELGSDYIVQSFMTVVVGGVGNIWGTLAGAAMIGFLQKGIEWGNPSNTLAAQTYMIVFIIIFIQFRPRGIIALKGRAAGD
- the urtC gene encoding urea ABC transporter permease subunit UrtC, producing the protein MNRSFVARNPSVLIFLALLALFTLGVTILSEGFGVGMVSTSFVKTLGKTLCLCLVAVAMDLIWGYAGILSLGHFAFFGLGGYMIGMWLMYERTRLIVVDALAQGQIPPTPQEIVDGIGNQIFGVVGSSDFPVIWSFADSLTLQLAMVVLVPGLLALVFGWLAFRSRVTGVYLSILTQAMTLALALYLFQNDSGLRGNNGLSGLQNLPGVSVSQDVVSMWFFWGSALALGLGYLLAAWVVSGKFGSVIRGIRDNEARVRFLGYSVEAYKLAMFTLTACIAAIAGALYYPQAGIINPAEIAPIASIYLAVWVAIGGRGRLYGAVIGAAVVSLLSTWFTGGQAPDVPLGFYTIKWVDWWLVLLGLSFVGVTLFAPQGIGGLFDLISDRLRPDRHGADLGPDQGSLREKEAQQ
- the urtD gene encoding urea ABC transporter ATP-binding protein UrtD encodes the protein MSTLLEVSGVSVSFDGFRAINNLSFRIADAEMRAVIGPNGAGKTTFMDIVTGKTKPDEGRVLWGEKSVSLLKMSEAKIAQAGVGRKFQKPTVFEDQSVQENLLMALKKPRGWLPVLSYRPSDEDLAKVATLAGDIGLGDALLRKSGELSHGQKQWLEIGILLAQEPRLLLVDEPAAGMTPEEREKTTDILVEAAKTRAVVVVEHDMEFVRRLNCKVTVLHEGSVLAEGSLDHVTSNQDVIDVYLGR
- the urtE gene encoding urea ABC transporter ATP-binding subunit UrtE, which encodes MLSLNDLTLHYGHSQILNGISMQAAQGEVTCVMGTNGVGKTSLIKAISGTHPRTAGTLSLDGQDLPVLPAHKLAHLGVAYVPQGREIFPLMTVKENLETGFVCLPPEEHFIPDHIYDLFPVLKDMTSRRGGDLSGGQQQQLAIARALITKPKLLLLDEPTEGIQPNIIQQIGNVIRLLRDQGDMAIVLVEQYFEFAYDLADRFVVLRRGAVVLEGAKADVPKAEVLRGVSV